In Apteryx mantelli isolate bAptMan1 chromosome 18, bAptMan1.hap1, whole genome shotgun sequence, a single window of DNA contains:
- the TOMM34 gene encoding mitochondrial import receptor subunit TOM34 isoform X1, with the protein MEAAPSVSALRRAGNEEFRRGQYGLAAGLYSRALALLEAAGEAAAAERSVLLANRAACHLKDGACGLCVSDCSRALELVPFGIKPLLRRAAAYEALERYQLAYVDYKTVLQIDCTIQSAHDGVNRHSSGLAVSSRMTKVLEKDGVNWREKLPPIPTVPISAQTRWSVPSAGGLTSPCETVPLGKADQTAASTGRARTLKEEGNELVKKGNHKKAIEKYSESLKLKQECATYTNRALCYLTLKQYKEAVQDCTEALRLEPNNVKAFYRRAQALKELKDYKSSIADINSLLKTEPKNTAALRLLQELNRA; encoded by the exons atGGAAGCGGCGCCCAGCGTGAGCGCGCTGCGCCGGGCCGGCAACGAGGAGTTCCGGCGCGGGCAGTACGGGCTGGCCGCCGGGCTCTACAGCCGGGCGCTGGCGCTGCTGGAGGCCGCAG GggaggccgccgccgcggagAGGAGCGTGCTGCTCGCCAACCGCGCCGCCTGCCACCTCAAGGACGGCGCCTGCGGCCTCTGCGTGAGCGACTGCTCGCG TGCACTTGAACTGGTCCCTTTTGGAATCAAACCCCTCCTCAGGCGGGCAGCAGCCTATGAGGCTCTGGAGAGGTACCAGCTGGCCTACGTTGACTACAAGACTGTGCTACAGATCGACTGCACCATACAGTCTGCACACGATGGAGTCAACAG ACACAGTAGTGGCCTAGCTGTCTCTTCCAGAATGACCAAAGTCCTGGAGAAGGATGGTGTGAACTGGCGCGAGAAGCTCCCACCAATCCCCACAGTCCCCATTTCTGCCCAGACGAGGTGGAGCGTTCCTTCTGCAGGAGGCCTGACCAGTCCTTGTGAAACTGTGCCTCTGGGAAAAGCAG ACCAGACTGCTGCTAGCACTGGGAGAGCTCGAACtctgaaggaagaaggaaatgaaCTTGTGAAGAAGGGAAACCATAAAAAAGCAATTGAGAAGTACAGTGAGAGTTTAAAGCTCAAACAGGAATGTGCAACTTACACCAACAG AGCTCTGTGTTACCTTACTCTGAAGCAATACAAGGAAGCAGTACAGGACTGCACAGAAGCCCTGAGGTTAGAGCCTAATAATGTTAAGGCATTCTACAGACGTGCTCAAGCACTTAAAGAACTGAAG GATTACAAGTCAAGTATTGCTGATATCAACAGCTTGCTGAAAACTGAACCAAAGAACACAGCTGCACTGAGGCTACTACAAGAACTGAACAGAGCTTAG
- the TOMM34 gene encoding mitochondrial import receptor subunit TOM34 isoform X2 translates to MEAAPSVSALRRAGNEEFRRGQYGLAAGLYSRALALLEAAGEAAAAERSVLLANRAACHLKDGACGLCVSDCSRALELVPFGIKPLLRRAAAYEALERYQLAYVDYKTVLQIDCTIQSAHDGVNRMTKVLEKDGVNWREKLPPIPTVPISAQTRWSVPSAGGLTSPCETVPLGKADQTAASTGRARTLKEEGNELVKKGNHKKAIEKYSESLKLKQECATYTNRALCYLTLKQYKEAVQDCTEALRLEPNNVKAFYRRAQALKELKDYKSSIADINSLLKTEPKNTAALRLLQELNRA, encoded by the exons atGGAAGCGGCGCCCAGCGTGAGCGCGCTGCGCCGGGCCGGCAACGAGGAGTTCCGGCGCGGGCAGTACGGGCTGGCCGCCGGGCTCTACAGCCGGGCGCTGGCGCTGCTGGAGGCCGCAG GggaggccgccgccgcggagAGGAGCGTGCTGCTCGCCAACCGCGCCGCCTGCCACCTCAAGGACGGCGCCTGCGGCCTCTGCGTGAGCGACTGCTCGCG TGCACTTGAACTGGTCCCTTTTGGAATCAAACCCCTCCTCAGGCGGGCAGCAGCCTATGAGGCTCTGGAGAGGTACCAGCTGGCCTACGTTGACTACAAGACTGTGCTACAGATCGACTGCACCATACAGTCTGCACACGATGGAGTCAACAG AATGACCAAAGTCCTGGAGAAGGATGGTGTGAACTGGCGCGAGAAGCTCCCACCAATCCCCACAGTCCCCATTTCTGCCCAGACGAGGTGGAGCGTTCCTTCTGCAGGAGGCCTGACCAGTCCTTGTGAAACTGTGCCTCTGGGAAAAGCAG ACCAGACTGCTGCTAGCACTGGGAGAGCTCGAACtctgaaggaagaaggaaatgaaCTTGTGAAGAAGGGAAACCATAAAAAAGCAATTGAGAAGTACAGTGAGAGTTTAAAGCTCAAACAGGAATGTGCAACTTACACCAACAG AGCTCTGTGTTACCTTACTCTGAAGCAATACAAGGAAGCAGTACAGGACTGCACAGAAGCCCTGAGGTTAGAGCCTAATAATGTTAAGGCATTCTACAGACGTGCTCAAGCACTTAAAGAACTGAAG GATTACAAGTCAAGTATTGCTGATATCAACAGCTTGCTGAAAACTGAACCAAAGAACACAGCTGCACTGAGGCTACTACAAGAACTGAACAGAGCTTAG